In a genomic window of Roseiflexus castenholzii DSM 13941:
- a CDS encoding AAA family ATPase produces the protein MALEPYRPGVDPRYRDELDRELDQKIDQALHRWPWKVRRFIWRVLIAIAAIWLVINLAPRAVEFVMTNDMGAAIIQVLLIGAYLFFFIGFQFFLMFYFMGRTRIYWLKPGETGIGFKDYKGNPEVLEAARRIVTLLKGAKEFKEMGGEVTRGVLLIGPPGTGKSYMAQAVATEAGVPFGYLSAPSLTSAWMGMGNMKVMLLYRKARKLAREYGACILFIDEIDAIGMARSPNLAGQGAMGMSPDTSHGGRANVVMGMGMGMGAGSGLLNELLIQMDPPPHEQSLSGKILRFFGLRRKKAEMPPVLTMAATNLAETLDAALLRPGRFDRKIAVDLPDADGRKEIIEYYLAKVKHEPMPIDRMVSDTIGYSPVAIKFVINEAVIHAHFDGRSAINYWDFTRARETHEWGLRQPIRNMSYEERRRLAYHEAGHAYAAVKLLRKERLTKVTIVRHGSALGFAAWKPEEEIHTRTKDELLDRIKISLASRAAEEVFLNIQMSGVTSDLQSATGLATFMVGAYGMDNSLYSHLTFGMQGLASPDIKMRVEAILNEQYRQVKTLIESNKEAVIAIAEALILRNELTDIDVNEILARVEAEHPFTDPRTAQRQQFGFVTTRALPEPVSVSRRYTGARRPVDAVNVPAATQPTSSQQPQASAEQGEEQS, from the coding sequence ATGGCTCTCGAACCATATCGCCCTGGCGTCGACCCGCGCTATCGCGATGAACTCGATCGTGAACTCGATCAGAAGATCGATCAGGCGCTCCATCGCTGGCCCTGGAAGGTGCGACGCTTCATCTGGCGCGTGTTGATCGCCATCGCTGCAATCTGGCTGGTGATCAATCTGGCGCCGCGCGCCGTTGAGTTCGTGATGACGAACGATATGGGCGCCGCGATTATTCAGGTATTGCTGATCGGCGCCTATCTGTTCTTCTTCATCGGCTTCCAGTTCTTCTTGATGTTCTACTTCATGGGGCGCACCCGCATCTACTGGCTCAAACCGGGCGAGACGGGCATCGGCTTCAAAGACTACAAGGGGAACCCGGAAGTGCTGGAAGCGGCGCGCCGAATCGTGACGCTGCTCAAGGGCGCAAAAGAGTTCAAGGAAATGGGTGGCGAAGTCACGCGCGGCGTGCTGCTGATTGGACCGCCTGGAACCGGGAAAAGCTACATGGCGCAGGCAGTGGCGACTGAAGCAGGCGTGCCATTTGGCTATCTGAGCGCTCCGTCGCTGACATCCGCCTGGATGGGTATGGGCAACATGAAAGTCATGCTGCTCTACCGCAAGGCGCGCAAACTGGCGCGTGAGTATGGCGCCTGTATCCTCTTCATCGACGAAATCGATGCGATCGGTATGGCGCGCAGCCCGAATCTCGCTGGTCAGGGTGCAATGGGTATGTCTCCCGATACCAGCCACGGTGGTCGCGCCAATGTGGTGATGGGCATGGGCATGGGGATGGGCGCGGGAAGTGGTCTGCTCAACGAACTACTCATTCAAATGGACCCGCCGCCCCATGAGCAGTCGCTGAGCGGAAAGATTCTGCGCTTCTTCGGTTTGCGCCGCAAAAAGGCAGAGATGCCACCCGTGTTGACAATGGCGGCGACAAACCTGGCGGAGACGCTCGACGCAGCACTGCTGCGACCAGGTCGCTTCGATCGCAAAATCGCCGTTGATCTTCCCGATGCCGATGGGCGTAAGGAAATCATTGAGTACTACCTGGCAAAGGTTAAGCACGAACCAATGCCCATTGATCGCATGGTTTCCGATACCATCGGGTACTCGCCGGTTGCGATCAAGTTCGTGATCAACGAAGCAGTCATCCATGCACACTTCGACGGTCGCTCGGCGATTAACTACTGGGACTTTACCCGCGCGCGCGAGACGCACGAATGGGGTCTGCGCCAACCGATTCGGAACATGTCGTATGAGGAGCGCCGCCGCCTCGCGTACCACGAAGCAGGTCATGCATATGCCGCTGTCAAACTGCTGCGCAAAGAGCGTCTGACGAAAGTGACGATTGTGCGCCATGGCTCGGCGCTTGGCTTTGCCGCCTGGAAGCCGGAAGAGGAAATTCATACCCGCACGAAAGACGAACTGCTCGACCGGATCAAGATTTCGCTCGCCAGTCGTGCCGCCGAAGAAGTCTTCCTCAACATTCAGATGAGCGGCGTCACCAGCGACCTGCAAAGCGCCACCGGTCTGGCGACGTTTATGGTCGGCGCGTATGGCATGGACAATAGCCTCTATTCGCACCTGACTTTCGGGATGCAAGGGCTGGCAAGCCCTGATATCAAGATGCGCGTGGAGGCGATTCTGAACGAGCAGTATCGCCAGGTGAAAACACTGATCGAAAGCAACAAAGAGGCGGTCATCGCTATTGCTGAGGCATTGATCCTTCGCAATGAACTGACCGACATCGACGTGAACGAAATCCTGGCGCGTGTCGAAGCCGAGCATCCGTTCACCGACCCGCGCACGGCGCAGCGCCAGCAGTTCGGGTTTGTCACTACCCGCGCGCTGCCCGAACCGGTCAGCGTCAGTCGCCGCTACACCGGTGCGCGTCGTCCAGTCGATGCCGTCAATGTGCCTGCCGCGACGCAACCGACATCCTCCCAGCAACCGCAGGCGTCGGCTGAACAGGGTGAAGAGCAGTCATAA
- a CDS encoding vWA domain-containing protein, whose product MAGEVAIRASLARPYLTAATMPQVAYLLIEVTPGQIMTQVRAPVNVCFVIDRSGSMKGEKIDRVRRATIRAIEMLDAQDVVSVVIFDHRTEVLIPATPVAKPAELADRVNRVRDSGGTRIAPAIEAGLREIDKGPSHMVRRLILLTDGQTESESDCLRRAEDAGRRNVPITALGVGKDWNEDLLIEMANRSGGTADYIDRPEKIVDYFQNTIQRAQATTVQNANVTLRFVQGVLPRAVWQVYPLITNLGYRPISDRDVSVPLGELETGSGRTLLVEVLVEPRPSGEYRIAQVEVSYDIPLLNLHGEKSRADIMLSFTTDAGLAAQVNPNVMNIVEKVSAFKLQTRALQDLAAGDVAGATQKLQSAVTRLLNQGEVELAQTMEREIQHLQQTGKLSSEGQKTIKFGVQKTVRLSDIKQEE is encoded by the coding sequence ATGGCAGGCGAGGTTGCCATTCGCGCATCGCTGGCGCGTCCGTATCTGACGGCAGCGACGATGCCGCAGGTTGCGTATCTGCTGATCGAAGTCACGCCTGGTCAGATCATGACACAAGTGCGAGCGCCGGTCAATGTCTGTTTTGTCATTGATCGGAGCGGCTCGATGAAGGGCGAAAAGATCGACCGGGTGCGACGCGCGACGATTCGCGCAATTGAGATGCTCGACGCACAGGATGTCGTCTCGGTCGTGATCTTCGATCATCGCACCGAGGTCCTGATCCCTGCCACGCCGGTCGCCAAACCCGCAGAACTGGCTGATCGCGTCAATCGTGTGCGCGATAGCGGCGGAACCCGGATTGCGCCGGCTATCGAGGCAGGTCTGCGCGAGATCGATAAAGGACCGTCGCACATGGTGCGTCGCCTCATCCTGCTCACTGACGGTCAGACCGAGAGCGAGTCCGACTGTCTGCGACGCGCCGAGGATGCCGGACGGCGCAACGTGCCGATCACGGCGCTTGGCGTCGGCAAGGACTGGAACGAGGATCTGTTGATCGAGATGGCGAATCGTTCGGGAGGAACGGCAGACTATATTGATCGTCCAGAAAAGATCGTCGATTACTTCCAGAATACCATCCAGCGCGCGCAGGCGACGACGGTGCAGAATGCGAACGTGACGCTACGATTTGTGCAGGGAGTATTGCCGCGCGCCGTGTGGCAGGTCTACCCGCTTATCACCAACCTCGGTTACCGCCCCATTTCTGATCGCGACGTCAGTGTGCCGCTTGGTGAACTGGAAACCGGGAGCGGACGCACCCTGCTTGTCGAAGTGCTGGTCGAGCCGCGACCATCCGGTGAGTATCGCATCGCTCAGGTCGAGGTAAGTTATGATATTCCGCTGCTGAATCTGCACGGTGAGAAGAGTCGCGCCGACATCATGCTTTCCTTTACGACTGATGCCGGGCTTGCTGCGCAGGTGAATCCGAATGTGATGAATATCGTCGAGAAAGTCAGCGCCTTCAAGTTGCAGACGCGCGCCTTGCAGGACCTCGCTGCCGGCGATGTCGCGGGAGCGACCCAGAAGCTGCAAAGCGCCGTGACCCGGTTGCTCAACCAGGGCGAAGTCGAACTTGCGCAGACGATGGAGCGTGAGATTCAGCATCTGCAACAGACCGGCAAACTTTCCAGCGAAGGGCAGAAGACGATCAAGTTCGGCGTGCAGAAGACGGTGCGGTTGAGCGACATCAAGCAGGAGGAATAG
- a CDS encoding DUF4926 domain-containing protein, with the protein MTHDTPHVLDVVALLEDLPDRRLRRGQVGTIVVRVPFRFLAAFTLSEAKGSE; encoded by the coding sequence ATGACACATGATACCCCGCATGTGCTTGATGTCGTGGCGCTGCTCGAAGACCTTCCAGATCGCAGGCTGCGCCGGGGGCAGGTCGGAACCATCGTCGTGCGAGTCCCGTTCAGATTCCTCGCTGCGTTTACCCTGAGCGAAGCGAAGGGCTCGGAATGA
- a CDS encoding protein kinase domain-containing protein, protein MSELLAPETIIHGTHAGYRIISLIGRGGMGAVYRALRLADSTIWALKEMRPLEDLPTAEFEENRRLFLQEAELLSKLSHPGLPVVADLFEYQGRPVMIMEFVPGQTLEHRIRDANAPLLEQQVVGYGIQLARILHYLHTRTPPIIYRDLKPSNVMLTPEGVLKLIDFGVARTYKVRKAKDTIAMGSAGYAPPEQYGKGQTDARSDVYALGATLLHLLTNLPPIPLQTPAKGSIRKLNPSVDARTEETIIKAMNLDPSRRFSSALEFEQALHRCLDAPFVDPAARATPPPPIIPPVVTPSSPETILQAPATPVAPPITPALPPIAPPEGHTCARCGRINKPHARFCAGCGAPLSAAMAAPRLIIASPRSTFEQKIEHTPLRIGRRDPRQHHYPELDLAEHDRGIASRHHALIERNGDYYTLTDLGSTNGTLVNGTPLPPHQKHRLRSGDRIKIGEVEIEFRWG, encoded by the coding sequence ATGTCTGAACTGCTCGCGCCGGAAACGATCATCCACGGTACACACGCCGGGTACCGCATCATCTCACTGATAGGTCGCGGCGGGATGGGGGCGGTCTACCGCGCGCTACGCCTGGCAGACTCGACCATTTGGGCATTGAAAGAAATGCGCCCGTTGGAAGACCTGCCGACTGCGGAATTCGAAGAGAATCGGCGACTGTTTTTGCAGGAAGCCGAACTCCTCAGCAAACTCAGTCACCCTGGGTTGCCGGTCGTTGCCGACCTGTTCGAGTATCAGGGACGCCCCGTGATGATCATGGAGTTCGTTCCGGGACAGACGCTCGAGCACCGCATCCGCGACGCCAATGCGCCATTGCTCGAACAACAGGTGGTCGGCTATGGCATTCAACTGGCGCGTATTCTGCACTACCTCCATACGCGCACTCCGCCGATCATCTACCGCGACCTGAAGCCATCGAACGTGATGCTGACCCCGGAGGGAGTGCTGAAACTGATCGACTTCGGCGTTGCGCGCACCTACAAAGTGCGTAAGGCGAAAGATACGATTGCGATGGGGTCGGCGGGCTATGCGCCGCCAGAACAGTATGGCAAGGGGCAAACCGATGCGCGCTCCGATGTGTATGCGCTCGGCGCGACACTGCTCCACCTGCTGACGAACCTGCCGCCGATTCCGTTGCAAACACCTGCGAAGGGAAGTATTCGCAAACTCAATCCGTCGGTTGATGCGCGCACCGAAGAGACGATCATCAAGGCAATGAACCTCGATCCGTCCAGGCGGTTCAGCAGTGCGCTCGAATTCGAGCAGGCGCTCCATCGCTGTCTCGATGCGCCATTTGTCGATCCCGCCGCGCGCGCCACGCCGCCGCCGCCGATCATCCCGCCGGTTGTGACACCCTCCTCGCCCGAAACGATCCTGCAAGCGCCGGCGACGCCGGTTGCGCCTCCAATCACGCCGGCGCTGCCGCCGATCGCACCGCCGGAAGGTCATACATGCGCGCGTTGTGGACGGATCAACAAACCTCATGCGCGCTTCTGCGCCGGTTGCGGCGCGCCGCTCAGCGCCGCCATGGCCGCGCCGCGCCTGATCATTGCCTCGCCGCGCAGCACGTTTGAGCAAAAGATCGAACACACGCCACTGCGTATCGGCCGCCGCGATCCGCGCCAGCACCACTACCCGGAACTCGACCTGGCGGAACACGACCGCGGCATCGCGTCGCGCCATCATGCGCTGATCGAACGCAATGGCGACTACTACACCCTGACTGACCTTGGCTCGACCAACGGCACACTCGTCAATGGGACGCCGCTGCCGCCACACCAGAAACATCGCCTGCGTTCCGGCGACCGGATCAAGATTGGTGAAGTGGAAATCGAGTTTCGCTGGGGATAG
- the purQ gene encoding phosphoribosylformylglycinamidine synthase I, whose protein sequence is MMGKTPRVLILRAAGINRNSDAALAIELAGGRPEMVHINRLIAGERRLMDYAMLVVPGGFSYGDHLGAGKLLAIDLIHCLGDQITRFVADGRPVIGICNGFQALVKAGILPGIQLDGSSDTPQSVTLTDNASGRFECRWVRLAADPTSVCVFTRGIERPLEVPVAHGEGRFVARNDATLAALRAAGLVALRYIAANGGPPSYPENPNGSEDHIAGICNPGGNVLGLMPHPENAALPHQHPRWTREPLRNEGDGLALFRNAIRYAQGM, encoded by the coding sequence ATGATGGGAAAGACGCCGCGTGTTCTCATTTTGCGCGCCGCCGGCATTAATCGCAACAGCGACGCTGCGCTGGCAATCGAACTTGCGGGAGGGCGCCCGGAGATGGTCCATATCAACCGACTCATTGCCGGCGAACGGCGACTGATGGACTATGCGATGCTGGTCGTTCCAGGAGGGTTTTCATATGGCGATCATCTGGGCGCAGGAAAACTTTTGGCAATCGATCTGATCCATTGCCTTGGCGATCAGATCACACGATTCGTCGCGGATGGTCGTCCGGTGATCGGCATCTGCAACGGCTTCCAGGCGCTCGTGAAAGCCGGCATCCTTCCCGGAATACAATTGGACGGCAGTAGCGACACTCCGCAGTCGGTGACGCTCACCGACAATGCTTCCGGTCGCTTCGAGTGCCGCTGGGTGCGCCTGGCTGCCGACCCGACCAGCGTGTGCGTCTTCACCCGCGGCATCGAGCGCCCGCTTGAGGTTCCTGTTGCGCATGGCGAAGGGCGCTTCGTGGCGCGCAACGACGCCACCCTCGCCGCGCTGCGCGCCGCCGGACTGGTGGCGCTGCGCTACATCGCCGCCAATGGTGGACCGCCCTCGTACCCGGAGAACCCGAATGGCTCCGAGGATCATATCGCCGGAATCTGCAATCCTGGCGGCAATGTGCTGGGGCTGATGCCGCACCCGGAGAACGCAGCGTTGCCGCACCAGCATCCGCGCTGGACGCGCGAACCACTGCGGAACGAAGGGGATGGGTTGGCTCTCTTTCGGAATGCGATCCGGTATGCGCAAGGGATGTGA
- a CDS encoding tetratricopeptide repeat protein, with protein MLGEPHYDEAIVHFQRGLVLEQANRVEEAVEEYRRALEHNPHLAEAHDALGNYYHRHGLLAKAAEEFRIVANLEGGFLAYFNIGSILIELGRYDEAINALLHCLIFDAEDPAVHYQLGLAHFLHGDDYAALYHLQMTQQRYPNDSSLHLLIGRCHLRLGAYDDAETAFHVALRHATHDIDRLRIRMYLQAVERHREIGVVHSLRERFYAEQGVAYLGSTHDDGNRTEEFADFHFTYPDIAISLHRLTRLARLQRWRLTCIVPIDRLAEPLARALAELLQVPLRGADALQPDDIALLTLAIGHEAELLKLAIERAPCASVTFCLGLDWLRHNAVVPDVIGVVARDMCSVPWEPEFRRLRAQGAPVDQLNACLNQATQQIVAAVQSTPAPITPQSLAFFQKFRRLRYIEHACGATITC; from the coding sequence ATGCTCGGCGAGCCGCACTATGACGAGGCGATTGTACACTTTCAGCGTGGCCTGGTGCTTGAACAAGCGAACCGCGTCGAAGAGGCGGTCGAAGAATATCGGCGCGCGTTAGAGCATAACCCGCATCTCGCAGAGGCGCATGATGCCCTTGGCAATTACTACCATCGGCATGGTCTGCTGGCAAAGGCAGCGGAAGAGTTTCGCATCGTTGCCAATCTGGAAGGCGGGTTTCTGGCATACTTCAACATCGGTAGCATCCTTATCGAACTTGGCAGATACGACGAGGCCATCAATGCGCTGCTCCACTGTCTGATCTTTGATGCCGAAGACCCTGCGGTGCATTATCAACTCGGGCTGGCGCACTTTCTGCACGGTGATGATTATGCGGCGCTCTACCATCTTCAGATGACGCAGCAGCGCTATCCAAACGACAGTAGCCTCCACCTGCTGATTGGTCGCTGCCATTTGCGACTGGGCGCATACGATGATGCAGAGACGGCGTTTCACGTCGCTCTCCGTCACGCTACACACGACATTGATCGGCTTCGCATCCGAATGTATCTTCAGGCAGTCGAACGCCACCGTGAAATTGGCGTGGTCCATTCGCTCAGAGAGCGTTTCTATGCTGAACAGGGTGTTGCCTATCTTGGCTCGACCCACGACGACGGAAACAGAACAGAGGAATTTGCTGATTTCCACTTTACCTACCCCGACATTGCCATCAGCCTCCATCGCCTCACCCGCCTTGCCAGATTGCAACGCTGGCGTCTGACGTGTATCGTTCCGATTGATCGCCTGGCTGAACCGCTGGCTCGCGCGCTGGCAGAATTGCTTCAGGTTCCGCTGCGCGGCGCTGATGCGCTGCAACCCGATGATATTGCCTTGCTGACCCTCGCCATTGGTCACGAAGCCGAACTGTTGAAACTGGCGATCGAACGGGCGCCGTGTGCATCGGTCACGTTCTGTCTTGGGTTGGATTGGTTGCGCCATAATGCCGTCGTCCCGGATGTGATCGGGGTCGTTGCACGCGATATGTGCAGTGTGCCGTGGGAACCTGAGTTTCGTCGCCTCCGCGCGCAGGGTGCGCCTGTTGATCAACTGAATGCCTGTCTGAACCAGGCGACGCAGCAGATTGTCGCCGCCGTGCAATCGACGCCCGCTCCGATCACGCCGCAGAGTCTGGCGTTCTTTCAAAAGTTCCGCCGCCTGCGGTATATCGAACATGCCTGCGGCGCAACCATCACCTGCTGA
- a CDS encoding GDP-mannose 4,6-dehydratase yields the protein MRALITGINGFVGGHLAEHLLATGAWDVAGLARQPTLAFGALDGRVTYIAADLNDRDQALMALASVRPDVIFHLAGQSNVPRAFADPHTTVQTNIGAQLNLFLSVLQLRLDPLMIIASSNEIYGMVRPEELPLTEETPLRPVNPYAVSKAAQDLFAYQYYISHQLRTIRLRPFNHIGPRQTEAFVVPAFAAQIARIEAGLQPPTLRVGNLAAERDFSDVRDIARAYELAALYGEVGAAYNVGSEQAVSVRRLLEILLTFSTHDVQIEPDPSRMRPSDVPRVVCNASRFRAATGWKPLIPLEQTLFDTLEYWRSRIQEQL from the coding sequence ATGCGCGCATTGATTACCGGCATCAATGGATTCGTCGGTGGACACCTGGCAGAACACCTCCTGGCAACCGGCGCGTGGGACGTCGCCGGTCTTGCGCGCCAGCCCACGCTCGCGTTCGGTGCGCTCGATGGGCGGGTGACGTATATCGCTGCCGATCTTAATGATCGCGATCAGGCGCTCATGGCGCTCGCCAGCGTCCGACCCGATGTTATTTTCCATCTCGCCGGTCAATCGAACGTTCCACGCGCCTTTGCCGACCCGCATACGACGGTGCAGACCAACATCGGTGCGCAGCTCAACCTGTTCCTCAGTGTGCTTCAGTTGCGCCTCGACCCGCTGATGATCATCGCCAGCAGCAACGAAATCTATGGCATGGTGCGCCCTGAAGAATTGCCGCTCACCGAAGAAACCCCGCTGCGCCCGGTCAATCCGTATGCGGTGAGCAAAGCGGCGCAGGACCTGTTTGCCTACCAGTACTACATCAGCCACCAGTTGCGCACGATCCGGCTACGACCATTCAACCACATCGGTCCCCGCCAGACCGAGGCGTTCGTCGTGCCGGCCTTCGCCGCACAGATCGCCCGGATCGAAGCCGGGCTGCAACCGCCGACGCTGCGCGTCGGCAACCTGGCGGCAGAACGCGACTTTAGCGATGTGCGCGACATCGCGCGCGCATACGAACTCGCCGCCCTCTACGGTGAGGTCGGCGCAGCGTATAATGTCGGCAGCGAACAGGCGGTGAGCGTGCGACGGCTCCTGGAGATTCTACTGACGTTCAGCACGCACGATGTGCAGATTGAACCAGACCCGTCGCGGATGCGTCCCTCCGATGTGCCCAGGGTCGTGTGTAATGCTTCGCGCTTTCGCGCCGCTACCGGATGGAAGCCGCTCATTCCGCTGGAGCAAACCCTGTTCGACACACTCGAATACTGGCGTTCCCGGATACAGGAGCAACTATGA
- a CDS encoding ABC transporter substrate-binding protein, translated as MRETLRMRRRRDGRRRFDAVALLIIVGYAALAVSAQTGLNVVGQGLDPVWAGVQQRRTLRVAVDLGFYPFTWMEDGKPAGYDIDLAHAIAARLGVQAEFIPSGLDSIYDDLAARRADIAISALPYAPELGWRARFSQFYFDAGQMLVVRSDSPITSEADLTAHVVGVALGSDADTLARRRLMEGASFVLRPDYDTPADALAALQRGEVDAVIVDHPAALIAMAHAPELRVAQALTFEPYVIAVAPEAYRLHEAVNQALDALRAEGFFEEAQQKWFR; from the coding sequence ATGAGAGAGACGTTGCGGATGCGGCGGCGACGCGATGGAAGGCGCCGGTTCGATGCGGTTGCGCTGCTGATAATCGTCGGATATGCGGCGCTGGCGGTAAGTGCGCAAACGGGGTTGAACGTTGTGGGGCAGGGTCTCGATCCAGTATGGGCCGGGGTGCAGCAACGCCGCACGCTGCGGGTGGCGGTCGATCTTGGTTTCTACCCGTTCACCTGGATGGAGGATGGGAAACCTGCCGGATATGACATCGATCTGGCGCACGCGATTGCAGCGCGTCTTGGCGTTCAGGCGGAGTTCATTCCAAGCGGGCTGGATTCGATCTACGACGATCTGGCGGCACGGCGCGCCGATATTGCGATCTCAGCCCTGCCGTATGCGCCGGAACTCGGCTGGCGCGCCCGTTTCTCGCAGTTCTATTTCGACGCCGGGCAGATGCTGGTTGTTCGGTCGGATTCGCCCATCACATCAGAAGCGGACCTCACCGCTCACGTAGTTGGCGTGGCGCTCGGTTCCGACGCCGATACACTGGCGCGGCGACGTCTGATGGAGGGAGCATCGTTCGTGCTGCGTCCCGATTACGACACGCCGGCCGATGCGCTGGCGGCGTTGCAGCGTGGCGAGGTGGATGCCGTGATCGTCGATCATCCGGCGGCGCTGATTGCGATGGCGCACGCGCCGGAATTGCGCGTTGCGCAGGCGCTGACCTTCGAGCCATATGTGATCGCGGTTGCGCCGGAAGCGTATCGCCTGCACGAAGCGGTTAATCAGGCGCTCGACGCGCTACGCGCCGAGGGGTTCTTTGAGGAGGCGCAGCAAAAATGGTTCCGGTGA
- a CDS encoding M3 family oligoendopeptidase, protein MTASVSETLPHWDMTVVYPALDAPEFNRDLVAVRQAFDDMTALFDRLGIDRRDDQATDNTALAAFDTVIAALNDLLERFTTLRAYVYSFVATDSRDDRAQAALSLLMQDSVKLTKLSKRLTAWIGGLDAETLIQRSAVARDHAYLVRRAVEEARHLMSPAEEELAAELDLSGGIAWTRLYQNLTSQMMVPIERDGQVVELPMSQVRNLARDPSREVRRHAHEAELAAWERAALPIAAALNSIKGQVLALGRRRCWATPLDASLFDNGIDRATLDAMMHASREFFPDFRRYLRAKARLLGVERLAWYDLFAPVGGGGRSWQFSDAEAFIVAQFARYSPRMGEFAARAFRERWIDAEPRAGKVGGAFCMSLRRDESRILVNHDSTADSMFTLAHELGHAYHNLNLAHQTMLNRDTPMTLAETASIFCETIVRNAALQEATRDETLEILEAFLSGACQVVVDITSRFLFETALFEQRAARDLSVAELCTMMTDAQKQTYGDVLDEQTLHPFMWAVKGHYYSSGFSYYNYPYMFGLLFGLGLYAEYQRAPEAFQAHYDGLLASTGLASPLDLAARLGFDLRAPAFWRASLEVVRKDIDRFEALVDVV, encoded by the coding sequence ATGACCGCCTCCGTAAGCGAAACTCTTCCCCACTGGGATATGACCGTCGTCTACCCCGCGCTCGATGCGCCAGAATTCAACCGCGACCTTGTTGCAGTACGCCAGGCATTCGATGATATGACCGCGCTGTTTGATCGACTGGGCATTGATCGGCGCGACGATCAGGCAACGGATAATACTGCGCTGGCGGCATTCGATACCGTCATTGCAGCGTTGAACGATCTGCTGGAACGCTTTACCACGCTGCGCGCCTATGTCTACAGTTTCGTTGCAACGGATTCGCGCGATGATCGGGCGCAGGCGGCGCTCAGCCTATTGATGCAGGACAGCGTCAAACTAACGAAACTGTCGAAACGGTTGACGGCATGGATCGGCGGACTGGATGCTGAGACGCTGATTCAGCGCTCGGCGGTTGCGCGCGATCATGCGTATCTGGTGCGACGTGCCGTTGAAGAAGCCCGTCACCTGATGTCGCCGGCGGAAGAGGAACTTGCCGCAGAACTCGATCTGTCGGGCGGGATTGCCTGGACGCGCCTGTACCAGAATCTGACGTCGCAGATGATGGTCCCGATTGAGCGCGATGGGCAGGTAGTCGAACTGCCGATGAGTCAGGTGCGCAACCTGGCGCGCGACCCCAGCCGCGAGGTGCGTCGCCATGCGCATGAAGCGGAACTTGCCGCCTGGGAACGCGCTGCACTGCCCATCGCGGCGGCGCTCAACAGTATCAAAGGACAGGTGCTTGCGCTCGGTCGCCGGCGGTGCTGGGCAACACCCCTCGACGCATCGCTGTTCGACAATGGAATCGACCGCGCCACGCTCGATGCAATGATGCATGCCTCGCGCGAGTTCTTCCCCGATTTTCGGCGCTACCTGCGCGCCAAAGCACGGCTGCTCGGCGTCGAACGTCTCGCCTGGTACGACCTGTTCGCGCCGGTCGGCGGCGGCGGACGCAGCTGGCAGTTCAGCGATGCTGAGGCATTTATCGTCGCCCAATTTGCGCGCTACTCGCCTCGTATGGGGGAGTTTGCGGCGCGAGCGTTTCGTGAGCGCTGGATCGATGCCGAACCACGTGCCGGAAAAGTTGGCGGTGCTTTCTGCATGTCGCTCCGACGTGATGAGTCGCGTATCCTGGTGAACCACGACTCGACGGCGGATAGCATGTTCACCCTGGCGCACGAACTCGGTCATGCCTACCACAATCTGAACCTGGCGCACCAGACGATGCTCAACCGTGATACGCCGATGACTCTGGCAGAAACGGCGAGCATTTTCTGTGAGACGATTGTGCGCAATGCGGCTCTGCAAGAAGCAACCCGCGATGAAACGCTTGAAATTCTTGAGGCGTTCCTCAGTGGCGCTTGCCAGGTGGTGGTCGATATTACCTCGCGCTTCCTCTTTGAGACGGCGCTCTTCGAGCAGCGTGCCGCGCGCGACCTCTCGGTGGCGGAATTGTGTACCATGATGACCGATGCGCAAAAGCAGACGTATGGCGATGTGCTCGATGAGCAGACCTTGCATCCATTTATGTGGGCTGTCAAGGGTCACTACTACAGCAGTGGATTCTCCTACTACAACTATCCCTATATGTTCGGGTTGCTGTTTGGATTGGGGTTGTACGCCGAGTACCAACGGGCGCCTGAAGCGTTTCAGGCGCATTACGACGGCCTGCTGGCTTCGACCGGGCTGGCAAGCCCTCTCGATCTGGCAGCGCGGTTGGGATTTGATCTGCGCGCCCCTGCGTTCTGGCGTGCCAGCCTTGAGGTTGTTCGGAAAGATATTGATCGCTTTGAGGCGCTGGTGGATGTGGTATGA